The Panicum virgatum strain AP13 chromosome 5K, P.virgatum_v5, whole genome shotgun sequence genome has a window encoding:
- the LOC120707767 gene encoding uncharacterized protein LOC120707767, translating to MAAVASPALRLRPRAAYPSAPASSACPRCRFGSLAYSCSKFARPFPVQRVIGSTTQHLGQVLSRAANHGGRFCLKPPICFAATDKQEPVVSVTSDTPVSQETESGVKLAPASESSSYFTGRGAGKPGFISFEGSNIQKKAVESVPHPGKEASRLVWFIGPTILVSFLVLPSLYLRKVLSAVFEDSLLTDFLILFFTEALFYGGVAIFVFLIDKVWRPLQQVAPKSYIWSKSRFFRISSVTTMVLSLIIPLLTMGMVWPWTGPAASATLAPYLVGLVVQFAFEQYARHRKSPSWPVIPIIFKVYRLHQLNRAAQLVTALTFSVRGTEATNQTLAIMNSLGALLTVLQILGVICVWSLSSFLMRFLPSSDIPDP from the exons ATGGctgccgtggcgagccccgccCTCCGGCTCCGCCCGAGGGCCGCCTACCCGTCAgcgcccgcctcctccgcctgtCCTCGCTGCCGATTCGGCTCCCTTGCTTACTCCTGTTCCAAG TTTGCGAGGCCATTTCCAGTTCAGAGAGTCATTGGAAGTACGACGCAGCATTTAG GCCAAGTTTTAAGCAGAGCCGCCAACCATGGTGGAAGGTTCTGTCTTAAGCCTCCTATATGCTTTGCTGCTACCGATAAGCAGGAGCCAGTCGTTTCAGTTACCTCAGACACACCGGTTTCACAAGAGACAGAAAGTGGTGTTAAATTGGCCCCTGCATCTGAAAGCTCCTCCTACTTCACTGGCAGAGGTGCTGGGAAACCAGGATTCATCTCGTTCGAAGGAAGCAACATCCAAAAGAAAGCAGTGGAGAGTGTGCCACATCCTGGCAAGGAAGCATCTAGATTAGTTTGGTTTATTGGCCCAACTATCCTTGTTTCGTTCTTGGTTCTTCCATCTCTTTACTTGCGCAAAGTACTCTCTGCCGTGTTTGAGGATTCCTTGTTGACAG ACTTTCTTATACTGTTCTTTACCGAGGCTTTGTTTTATGGAGGAGTTGCAATTTTTGTCTTCCTGATTGATAAAGTCTGGAGACCTCTGCAGCAAGTAGCACCAAAGAGTTACATTTGGTCAAAATCCAGATTTTTCCGTATTTCCTCAGTTACAACAATGGTTCTGAGCTTGATAATACCACTTTTAACAATGGGCATGGTGTGGCCCTGGACTGGACCAGCAGCATCAGCGACTCTTGCCCCTTATTTGGTTGGACTTGTTGTACAGTTTGCATTCGAACAGTATGCACGGCATCGGAAATCACCTTCTTGGCCAGTTATCCCTATTATCTTCAAG GTGTACAGGCTTCACCAACTGAACCGGGCAGCTCAGCTGGTGACGGCACTCACATTTTCTGTCAGAGGAACAGAGGCAACAAACCAAACTCTGGCTATCATGAACTCATTAGGAGCATTACTGACTGTTCTTCAAATTCTTGGCGTTATTTGTGTATGGTCTCTCTCAAGCTTTCTGATGAGGTTTCTTCCCTCTTCAGACATTCCAGATCCCTGA
- the LOC120710705 gene encoding high-affinity nitrate transporter 2.3-like, which yields MAAESEFKPAAMAVDGAETASSKPRFRMPVDSDNKATEFWLFSLERPHMSAFHMAWFSFFCCFVSTFAAPPLLPLIRDTLDLTATDIGNAGIASVSGAVFARLAMGTACDLVGPRLASAAIILLTTPAVYCSSIMNSASAFLLARFFTGISLASFVSTQFWMSSMFSSNKVGLANGYAGGWGNLGGGIVQLLMPLVYQAILRAGSTPFTAWRLAFFIPALMQSCSALAVLAFGQDMPDGNYRKLHRSGEMHRASVGSVLRHGVGNYRAWILALLYGYCFGVELTVNNIIAQYFFDLFGVNLQTAGLIAASFGMVNLVSRPVGGSMSDGLSRRFGMRGRLWGLWAIQTIEGVLCIVLGLVSGSFAASVAVMILFSLFVQAAEGLTFGVVPFVSRRALGLVNGMTGGGGSLGAVLTQYIFFHGSRYKTETGIMYMGVMIIACTLPTALIYFPQWGGMLAGPRPGVTAEDYYNREWTAEERDKGYNAGSVRFAENSVREGGRSAASGIQPMESSPADV from the coding sequence ATGGCGGCGGAGAGCGAGTTcaagccggcggcgatggcggtggACGGCGCCGAGACGGCGTCCTCCAAGCCGCGGTTCCGGATGCCGGTGGACTCGGACAACAAGGCCACCGAGTTCTGGCTCTTCTCCCTGGAGAGGCCGCACATGAGCGCCTTCCACATGGCGTGGTTCTCCTTCTTCTGCTGCTTCGTGTCCACCTTCGCggccccgccgctgctgccgctcaTCCGCGACACGCTGGACCTCACGGCCACGGACATCGGCAACGCCGGGATCGCGTCCGTGTCCGGCGCGGTGTTCGCGCGCCTCGCCATGGGCACGGCGTGCGACCTCGTCGGGCCCCGCCTCGCGTCGGCGGCCATCATCCTCCTCACCACGCCCGCCGTCTACTGCTCCTCCATCATGAACTCGGCGTCGGCGTTCCTGCTCGCGCGCTTCTTCACGGGCATCTCGCTCGCGTCGTTCGTGTCCACGCAGTTCTGGATGAGCTCCATGTTCTCGTCCAACAAGGTCGGGCTGGCCAACGGCTATGCCGGCGGGTGGGGCAacctcggcggcggcatcgTGCAGCTGCTCATGCCGCTGGTGTACCAGGCCATCCTCAGGGCCGGGAGCACGCCGTTCACGGCGTGGCGCTTGGCCTTCTTCATCCCGGCCCTGATGCAGTCGTGCTCCGCCCTCGCGGTGCTGGCGTTCGGGCAGGACATGCCCGACGGCAACTACCGGAAGCTGCACAGGAGCGGGGAGATGCACAGGGCCAGCGTCGGCAGCGTGCTCCGCCACGGCGTCGGCAACTACCGGGCCTGGATCCTGGCGCTCCTCTACGGCTACTGCTTCGGCGTGGAGCTGACCGTGAACAACATCATCGCGCAGTACTTCTTCGACCTGTTCGGCGTCAACCTCCAGACGGCCGGGCTCATCGCCGCCAGCTTCGGGATGGTGAACCTCGTCTCCCGCCCCGTCGGCGGGAGCATGTCCGACGGGCTCTCCAGACGGTTCGGCATGCGCGGCAGGCTGTGGGGGCTGTGGGCCATCCAGACCATCGAGGGCGTCCTGTGCATCGTGCTCGGCCTCGTGAGCGGCTCCTTCGCCGCGTCCGTGGCCGTCATGATCCTATTCTCCCTGTTCGTGCAGGCCGCCGAGGGCCTCACCTTCGGCGTGGTGCCCTTCGTCTCGCGGCGGGCGCTGGGGCTCGTCAACGGCatgacgggcggcggcggcagcttggGCGCCGTACTCACGCAGTACATCTTCTTCCACGGCTCCAGGTACAAGACGGAGACGGGGATCATGTACATGGGGGTCATGATCATCGCGTGCACACTGCCCACCGCGCTCATCTACTTCCCGCAGTGGGGCGGCATGCTGGCGGGGCCGCGCCCGGGGGTGACGGCGGAGGACTACTACAACCGGGAGTGGACGGCGGAGGAGCGCGACAAGGGCTACAACGCCGGGAGCGTGCGCTTCGCGGAGAACAGCGTGCGCGAGGGCGGACGGAGCGCGGCGTCGGGCATCCAGCCCATGGAGTCCTCGCCGGCCGACGTGTGA